One Streptomyces sp. NBC_00554 DNA segment encodes these proteins:
- a CDS encoding vancomycin high temperature exclusion protein, whose product MRRPMRRPKLPKLRRPRLPRLPQTRAGQRRGVQALMLLCVLALLPSTWMYAVTGDRLRTTADAPRTEVAVVFGAGLWNGEPSPYLANRLDTAAKLYRAGQVKVVLVTGDNSRVDYDEPDAMRTYLTEHGVPDGQIVSDYAGFDTWDSCVRAKKIFGVDRAVLISQGFHIRRAVALCQAAGVESYGVGVDAKHDATWYYGGAREVFAAGKAALDAVFKPDPRFLGPKESGVGQALAAAGE is encoded by the coding sequence ATGCGCCGTCCGATGCGCCGTCCGAAGCTGCCGAAGCTGCGCAGACCGCGTCTGCCGCGCCTGCCGCAGACCCGTGCCGGGCAACGGCGGGGCGTACAGGCCCTGATGCTGCTCTGCGTGCTCGCGCTGCTTCCGTCGACATGGATGTACGCGGTGACGGGCGACCGGCTGCGTACGACCGCCGACGCTCCGCGCACCGAGGTCGCGGTGGTCTTCGGCGCGGGTCTGTGGAACGGCGAGCCGTCCCCGTACCTCGCCAACCGCCTGGACACGGCGGCAAAGCTGTACCGGGCGGGGCAGGTCAAGGTCGTCCTCGTCACCGGCGACAACAGCCGCGTGGACTACGACGAACCGGACGCGATGCGCACGTACCTGACCGAGCACGGTGTGCCCGACGGGCAGATCGTCAGTGACTACGCGGGCTTCGACACCTGGGATTCCTGCGTCCGCGCGAAGAAGATCTTCGGGGTCGACCGGGCCGTACTGATCAGCCAGGGGTTCCACATCCGCCGCGCCGTCGCGCTGTGCCAGGCGGCGGGCGTCGAGTCCTACGGAGTCGGGGTCGACGCCAAGCACGACGCGACCTGGTACTACGGGGGCGCGCGGGAGGTCTTCGCGGCGGGGAAGGCCGCGCTGGACGCGGTGTTCAAGCCCGATCCGCGGTTCCTGGGGCCGAAGGAGTCCGGGGTCGGTCAGGCCCTGGCGGCGGCGGGCGAATGA
- a CDS encoding sirohydrochlorin chelatase, with protein sequence MTASNPVRDESLLSPGGPPPLGGAHLDSTAQLMNAITSQLGSQLSRVSIDGARRPAPPALVLVAHGSRDPRTLSTVRSLIERIRELRPHLAVHLGHIELNEPLLPDTLASLQSTQGTRSTGTGEAVLVPLLLSRGYHVKRDIPEAAAAAAPLRTRVAAPLGPHPLLVETLYARLVEAGWRTRMSDSTRRASGIVLAAAGSRDPDAAVDTRRTAHLLAERLGVPVVPAYASAAAPTVAAAVRAMAARGRHRIAVASYFTAPGRFATECAAAAPWIAAEPLGDHPAMARLVLHRYDQAVATPEPAPERALATA encoded by the coding sequence ATGACGGCGTCGAACCCAGTACGCGACGAGTCCTTGCTCAGCCCCGGTGGCCCCCCGCCGCTCGGCGGCGCCCACCTCGACAGTACGGCGCAACTCATGAACGCGATCACCAGCCAGCTCGGCAGCCAGCTCAGCCGCGTCTCGATCGACGGCGCACGCCGGCCCGCGCCGCCCGCGCTCGTCCTCGTGGCGCACGGCAGCCGCGACCCGCGCACCCTGAGCACCGTACGCAGCCTCATCGAGCGGATCCGCGAGCTGCGCCCGCACCTGGCCGTGCACCTCGGGCACATCGAGCTGAACGAACCCCTGCTGCCCGACACGCTCGCGTCACTCCAGAGCACCCAGGGCACCCGGAGCACCGGGACCGGTGAAGCCGTCCTCGTGCCGCTGCTGCTCAGCCGCGGCTACCACGTCAAGCGGGACATCCCCGAAGCCGCGGCCGCCGCCGCCCCGCTCCGTACCCGCGTCGCCGCCCCGCTCGGCCCGCACCCGCTGCTCGTGGAGACGCTGTACGCGCGGCTCGTCGAGGCCGGCTGGCGGACGCGGATGAGCGACTCGACCCGCCGCGCGAGCGGCATCGTGCTCGCAGCCGCCGGATCCCGCGACCCCGACGCCGCCGTCGACACCCGCCGCACCGCGCACCTGCTCGCCGAGCGACTGGGCGTTCCCGTCGTCCCCGCGTACGCGTCCGCCGCCGCGCCCACCGTCGCAGCCGCCGTCCGCGCCATGGCCGCCCGCGGCCGCCACCGCATCGCCGTCGCCTCGTACTTCACCGCCCCCGGCCGCTTCGCCACCGAGTGCGCCGCGGCCGCCCCCTGGATCGCCGCCGAGCCCCTGGGCGACCACCCGGCGATGGCCCGCCTCGTCCTGCACCGCTACGACCAGGCCGTCGCGACCCCCGAGCCCGCCCCCGAACGCGCCCTGGCCACCGCCTGA
- a CDS encoding deoxyguanosinetriphosphate triphosphohydrolase: MEGTAPKTESTDPNAYAEHATPDGQDGHGIGYDVTSTERWAVEPDKRPGRTAFQRDRARVLHSASLRRLAGKTQVVTPGTSSQIWDASPRTRLTHSLECAQVGRELGAALGCDPDLVEAACLSHDMGHPPFGHNGEQALNEFAEDCGGFEGNAQSLRLLTRIEPKRFVHSEATGELVSVGLNLTRAALDAATKYPWPRGGHPTDPKSRKFGVYEDDRPVFDWIRKGAPGTRTCFEAQVMDWSDDVAYSVHDVEDGLHAGHIDPNCLHAEPERQAVFAVAIGRYVPADTDPEELAEALDRLLDQDWWPHGYDGSAVAQARLKDATSQLIGRFCLAAEGATRAAYGTGRLTRYAAELVVPRAARLECAVLKAVADRYVMQRAEQEALRADQRIVVAELAQALTVRAPDGLDPQFRALFDEAPDDRARKRVIVDHIASLTDASARSLHLRLTTRSHGSRGV, from the coding sequence ATGGAAGGCACTGCACCGAAGACCGAAAGCACCGATCCGAACGCATACGCAGAGCACGCCACGCCCGACGGACAGGACGGGCACGGGATCGGGTACGACGTCACCTCCACCGAGCGCTGGGCCGTCGAGCCCGACAAGCGTCCCGGCCGCACCGCCTTCCAGCGCGACCGCGCACGCGTACTGCACTCGGCCTCCCTGCGCCGTCTCGCGGGCAAGACGCAGGTCGTCACACCCGGCACCAGCAGCCAGATCTGGGACGCCAGCCCCCGCACCCGCCTGACCCACTCCCTGGAGTGCGCCCAGGTCGGCCGCGAGCTGGGCGCGGCCCTCGGCTGCGACCCCGACCTCGTCGAGGCGGCCTGCCTCTCGCACGACATGGGCCACCCGCCCTTCGGGCACAACGGCGAACAGGCGCTCAACGAATTCGCCGAGGACTGCGGCGGCTTCGAGGGCAATGCGCAGTCGCTGCGCCTGCTCACCCGTATCGAGCCGAAGCGCTTCGTACACTCCGAAGCCACCGGCGAACTCGTCAGCGTCGGCCTCAACCTCACCCGCGCCGCCCTCGACGCCGCCACCAAGTACCCCTGGCCGCGCGGCGGCCACCCCACCGACCCCAAGTCCCGGAAGTTCGGGGTCTACGAGGACGACCGGCCCGTCTTCGACTGGATCCGCAAGGGCGCCCCCGGCACCCGTACGTGCTTCGAGGCCCAGGTCATGGACTGGTCGGACGACGTGGCGTACTCGGTGCACGACGTCGAGGACGGTCTGCACGCGGGCCACATCGACCCCAACTGCCTGCACGCCGAGCCGGAAAGGCAGGCGGTCTTCGCGGTGGCCATCGGGCGGTACGTGCCTGCCGACACCGACCCCGAGGAGCTCGCCGAAGCCCTCGACCGCCTCCTCGACCAGGATTGGTGGCCGCACGGATACGACGGATCGGCCGTCGCGCAGGCCCGGTTGAAGGACGCGACCAGCCAGCTCATCGGGCGTTTCTGTCTCGCGGCGGAGGGCGCCACGCGCGCGGCGTACGGCACCGGTCGCCTCACCCGGTACGCGGCGGAGCTGGTCGTCCCGCGCGCCGCGCGCCTGGAGTGCGCCGTCCTCAAGGCGGTCGCCGACCGGTACGTGATGCAGCGCGCCGAGCAGGAAGCGCTCCGCGCCGATCAGCGGATCGTCGTCGCCGAGCTGGCCCAGGCGCTCACCGTCCGCGCCCCGGACGGCCTCGACCCGCAGTTCCGCGCCCTGTTCGACGAGGCCCCGGACGACAGGGCACGCAAGCGCGTGATCGTCGACCACATCGCCTCACTCACCGACGCCTCGGCGCGTTCCCTGCATCTCAGACTCACCACGCGGTCCCATGGGTCCCGGGGAGTGTGA
- a CDS encoding membrane-associated oxidoreductase — translation MAVTDLTPAERRVWEAFPLGEGIDFRESADEGSAAGSSWGPERTVRAEVLRALLIDGPAHDGEIAGLKLTGARITGQLDLTYGTVQHAVRMRSCHFEQIPTLYGAELRVLVLSDSVLPGLTAGNLRVDGALRLSCSRITGPVRLQGAKISGAVFINGAHLGSPAAPDTPDADTPEEAALQLNHADIGTDLWAVGLVAHGQVRLNGATVGGQVNLDDAELHAPGGTALHAETLSVGTDLRAMRLRADGRVNLSGSRIPHQLNLAYSRLSHPEGQALRASSCVIGELWLRDAAPIVGAVNLRRSQLDLLHVPPQVWPSHVRIDGLSYRSLAPHLPAKERLPLLEREEGGYLPYAYEQLAAAYRTAGDDAAARTVQLAKLRRHRNTLPRYARFWGHLQDATVGYGFRPMRAAGWLVLLLFTGALAFTLNHPQALKPDEAPDFIPVFYTLDLLLPIISFGQEEAFSPRGWYQWLAYLLIATGWILATTIAAGVTRSLNRQ, via the coding sequence ATGGCGGTCACCGACCTCACGCCCGCGGAACGCCGCGTCTGGGAGGCATTCCCGCTCGGCGAGGGAATCGACTTCCGCGAGAGCGCCGACGAGGGCTCAGCGGCCGGCTCGTCGTGGGGTCCCGAGCGGACCGTGCGCGCCGAGGTGCTGCGGGCTCTGCTGATCGACGGGCCGGCCCACGACGGTGAGATCGCCGGACTGAAGCTGACGGGCGCGCGCATCACCGGGCAGCTGGATCTCACGTACGGGACGGTCCAGCACGCCGTGCGGATGCGGTCCTGTCACTTCGAGCAGATCCCGACGCTCTACGGGGCGGAGCTCCGCGTCCTGGTGCTGAGCGACTCGGTGCTGCCCGGGCTCACCGCGGGGAACCTGCGGGTCGACGGGGCGCTGCGGCTCAGCTGCTCCCGTATCACCGGGCCGGTACGGCTCCAGGGGGCGAAGATCTCCGGCGCCGTGTTCATCAACGGGGCGCATCTGGGCAGCCCGGCGGCGCCGGACACCCCGGACGCCGACACCCCGGAGGAAGCGGCGCTCCAGCTGAACCACGCGGACATCGGCACCGACCTGTGGGCCGTCGGTCTGGTCGCCCACGGCCAGGTCCGGCTGAACGGGGCCACGGTCGGCGGGCAGGTGAACCTCGACGACGCCGAGCTGCACGCGCCCGGCGGCACCGCTCTGCATGCCGAGACCCTGTCGGTCGGCACCGACCTGCGTGCGATGCGGCTGCGCGCCGATGGCCGGGTCAACCTGAGCGGCTCCCGGATCCCGCACCAGCTGAACCTCGCCTACTCCCGGCTGTCCCACCCCGAAGGCCAGGCCCTGCGCGCCAGCAGCTGCGTGATCGGCGAGCTGTGGCTGCGCGACGCCGCCCCGATCGTGGGCGCCGTGAACCTGCGCCGCTCCCAGCTGGACCTTCTGCACGTTCCTCCTCAGGTGTGGCCCTCTCATGTCAGGATCGACGGCCTCAGCTACCGCAGCCTCGCCCCGCATCTCCCCGCGAAGGAGCGACTGCCGCTTCTTGAAAGGGAGGAGGGCGGCTATCTTCCGTACGCCTACGAGCAGTTGGCCGCCGCGTACCGCACCGCGGGTGACGACGCCGCGGCACGCACCGTCCAGCTGGCCAAACTCCGCCGGCACCGCAACACCCTGCCGCGCTACGCCAGGTTCTGGGGACATCTGCAGGACGCGACCGTCGGTTACGGCTTCCGCCCGATGCGGGCGGCAGGCTGGCTGGTGCTCCTGCTGTTCACCGGCGCCCTCGCCTTTACGCTGAACCATCCGCAGGCGCTGAAGCCCGACGAGGCCCCCGATTTCATCCCCGTCTTCTACACCCTCGATCTGCTGCTGCCCATCATCAGCTTCGGGCAGGAGGAGGCCTTCTCGCCGCGCGGCTGGTACCAGTGGCTCGCCTATCTGCTGATCGCCACCGGCTGGATCCTGGCGACCACGATCGCGGCGGGCGTCACGCGCTCGCTGAACCGTCAGTGA
- a CDS encoding gamma-glutamylcyclotransferase family protein, producing MATAPFFVYGTLRPGERNHDLFLRGRTESEEPVRMRGVVLYEGPGYPYAVEEPGGVVTGELVTALPGAYGELLAALDRLEEYVPGDPRNLYERIARDVTRADATTVRAWVYVAAPAVAARLRSRGKLIEGGDWHNGG from the coding sequence ATGGCCACGGCGCCCTTCTTCGTCTACGGCACCCTCCGTCCCGGCGAGCGCAATCACGACCTCTTCCTGCGAGGACGTACGGAGTCCGAGGAGCCGGTGCGCATGCGGGGAGTCGTGCTCTACGAGGGCCCCGGATATCCGTACGCCGTCGAGGAACCCGGGGGAGTGGTGACCGGCGAACTCGTGACCGCGCTGCCCGGGGCGTACGGCGAACTGCTGGCCGCTCTCGACCGGCTGGAGGAGTACGTGCCCGGCGACCCCCGCAACCTGTACGAGCGCATCGCGCGGGACGTGACCCGTGCCGACGCGACGACCGTGCGCGCCTGGGTGTACGTGGCCGCACCCGCGGTCGCCGCCCGGCTGCGTTCCCGCGGCAAGCTCATCGAGGGCGGGGACTGGCACAACGGCGGCTGA
- a CDS encoding molybdopterin oxidoreductase family protein — MQATATPTHCPYCALQCGMNLTPTPDGGVEVTERADFPVNRGALCGKGRTAPALLSSRVRLTSPLIRRAGTLEPASWDEALDRIAEGLSRTRTEHGPDACGVFGGGGLTNEKAYALGKFARVVLRTSQIDYNGRFCMSSAAAAGIKAFGLDRGLPFPLEDIPRTGCVILVGSNLAETMPPALRYLTELKENGGTLIVIDPRRTRTAEQADLHLAPRPGSDLALALGMLHLIVAEGRTDEAYIQERTSGWEEARAAAMAHWPEYVERITGVSVPELREAVRLFCEPENAMVLTARGPEQQSKGTDTVGAWINLCLATGRSGRPLSGYGCLTGQGNGQGGREHGQKADQLPGYRKLTDPAARRHVAEVWGVDPDSLPGPGRSAYELLDAMGTDIHSLLLMGSNPVVSAPRAAHIEQRLKSLDFLAVADVVLSETAALADVVLPVTQWAEETGTTTSLEGRVLLRRRAITPPDGVRSDLDVLHELADRLGVEKGFPRDPEEVFEELRRASAGGAADYSGITYRRLAEESGVFWPCPSATGETNAGVHPGTPRLFLDRFATEDGRARFVAVVHRPLAEEPDDEYPVLLTTGRVVAQYQSGAQTRRVDELNAAAPGPFVEMHPRLAARLGAGEGDRVAVVSRRGRAVAPARITRAIRPDTVFMPFHWPGEGRANTLTNPALDPTSRMPEFKACAVRLEVVPRL; from the coding sequence ATGCAGGCCACCGCGACGCCCACCCACTGCCCCTACTGCGCCCTGCAGTGCGGGATGAACCTGACGCCCACGCCCGACGGAGGCGTCGAGGTGACGGAGCGCGCGGACTTCCCGGTGAACCGGGGCGCGCTGTGCGGCAAGGGACGTACGGCGCCCGCGCTGCTGTCCTCCCGGGTACGGCTGACCTCGCCCTTGATCCGGCGGGCGGGCACTCTCGAACCCGCGAGCTGGGACGAGGCGCTCGACCGGATCGCCGAGGGGCTGTCCCGCACCCGGACGGAACATGGCCCGGACGCGTGCGGGGTCTTCGGCGGCGGCGGGCTCACGAACGAGAAGGCGTACGCGCTCGGAAAGTTCGCGCGTGTCGTCCTTCGCACCTCGCAGATCGACTACAACGGCCGCTTCTGCATGTCGTCCGCGGCGGCCGCCGGAATCAAGGCGTTCGGCCTGGACCGGGGCCTCCCCTTCCCGCTGGAGGACATCCCGAGGACCGGCTGCGTGATCCTCGTCGGCTCCAACCTCGCCGAGACGATGCCGCCCGCGCTGCGCTACCTCACCGAGCTGAAGGAGAACGGCGGCACGCTGATCGTCATCGACCCGCGCCGCACCCGTACGGCCGAGCAGGCGGACCTGCACCTTGCGCCGCGCCCGGGCAGCGACCTGGCGCTCGCGCTGGGGATGCTCCACCTGATCGTCGCGGAGGGGCGTACGGACGAGGCGTACATCCAGGAGCGTACGAGCGGCTGGGAGGAGGCCCGGGCGGCGGCGATGGCGCACTGGCCCGAGTACGTGGAACGGATCACAGGGGTATCCGTTCCCGAACTCCGGGAAGCCGTACGGCTGTTCTGCGAGCCGGAGAACGCCATGGTGCTCACCGCACGCGGGCCCGAGCAGCAGTCCAAGGGCACCGACACCGTGGGCGCCTGGATCAACCTCTGCCTGGCGACCGGGCGTTCGGGGCGTCCGCTGTCCGGCTACGGCTGCCTCACCGGGCAGGGCAACGGGCAGGGCGGGCGCGAACACGGCCAGAAGGCCGACCAGTTGCCCGGCTACCGCAAGCTGACCGACCCGGCGGCACGACGCCATGTGGCCGAGGTGTGGGGAGTCGACCCGGACTCGCTGCCGGGGCCCGGGCGCAGCGCGTACGAACTCCTCGACGCGATGGGTACGGACATCCACTCGCTGCTGCTGATGGGCTCGAACCCGGTGGTGTCCGCGCCCCGGGCCGCGCACATCGAACAGCGCCTGAAGTCACTGGACTTCCTCGCCGTCGCCGATGTCGTCCTCTCCGAGACGGCCGCTCTCGCGGATGTCGTCCTCCCGGTCACCCAGTGGGCCGAGGAGACGGGCACGACGACCAGTCTGGAGGGCCGCGTCCTGCTGCGCCGCCGGGCGATCACCCCTCCCGACGGCGTACGCAGCGACCTCGACGTCCTGCACGAACTGGCCGACCGGCTGGGCGTGGAGAAGGGTTTCCCGAGGGACCCGGAGGAGGTCTTCGAGGAGCTGCGCAGGGCGAGCGCGGGCGGGGCGGCGGACTACTCGGGGATCACGTACCGCCGGCTGGCGGAAGAGTCGGGGGTGTTCTGGCCGTGCCCCTCCGCTACTGGGGAGACAAACGCCGGGGTCCATCCCGGCACCCCCCGTCTCTTCCTCGACCGGTTCGCCACCGAGGACGGGCGGGCCCGCTTCGTCGCCGTGGTGCACCGTCCGCTCGCCGAGGAGCCCGACGACGAGTACCCCGTACTGCTGACCACCGGGCGGGTCGTCGCCCAGTACCAGTCGGGCGCCCAGACGCGGCGCGTCGACGAGCTGAACGCCGCCGCGCCCGGACCGTTCGTGGAGATGCACCCACGGCTGGCGGCGCGGCTGGGGGCGGGGGAAGGCGATCGCGTCGCCGTGGTCTCCCGGCGCGGACGCGCCGTCGCACCGGCGCGGATCACCCGCGCCATCCGGCCCGACACGGTCTTCATGCCGTTCCACTGGCCGGGTGAGGGGCGCGCCAACACCCTCACCAACCCGGCGCTCGACCCGACTTCGCGAATGCCGGAGTTCAAGGCGTGTGCGGTACGGCTCGAAGTGGTGCCCCGCTTGTAG
- a CDS encoding M4 family metallopeptidase, whose protein sequence is MSQIRPIRGSRLATAGIATATAALLAAALTPTADAADRPSRATALSNAASVLTAQAARLGLTSAQGTSVRDVVIDADGSQHVRYDRTYRQLPVLGGDFVVHLAPDGSYRGANRATTRAIALSSVTPTLSAPKAADLATAALRAVNLGETLRKLTAKPQLVVDVLHGAPQLAWRTEVVGQDSLGNPVGRTVLTDAGTGRQIDAWDNIETATGDGQSLYGGKVPLETTLSGSTYQLKDPTRGNTYTGDAANKTDLCILGICLSRAPATVFTDADNHWGTGATSDRSTAAVDAQYGTDATWDYYKNVHGRSGIAGDGKGSYNRVHYGTNYNNAFWDDSCFCMTYGDGDGTTFGPLVSLDVAGHEMSHGVTSKTAALTYSGEPGGLNEATSDIFGTLVEFSANNSSDPGDWLIGEKIVKSGFGRSALRYMDQPSKDGNSADCWSSSVANLDVHYSSGVANHFAYLLAEGSGPKTIGGVAHNGTTCNSSTVTGIGRAKLGAIWYRALTVYMTSSTNYAGARTATLSAAKDLYGAGSTEYNAVAAAWSAVSVG, encoded by the coding sequence ATGAGTCAGATACGGCCGATCCGTGGTTCACGCCTCGCCACCGCCGGCATAGCCACGGCCACCGCCGCACTGCTGGCGGCCGCACTGACCCCGACCGCGGACGCGGCCGACCGGCCGAGCAGGGCCACCGCGCTCAGCAACGCGGCGTCGGTACTGACCGCTCAGGCCGCACGCCTCGGCCTGACCTCCGCCCAGGGCACCAGCGTCCGCGATGTAGTGATCGACGCGGACGGCAGCCAGCATGTGCGGTACGACCGGACGTATCGTCAACTCCCGGTGCTGGGCGGCGACTTCGTGGTCCACCTGGCCCCGGACGGCTCCTACCGCGGCGCCAACCGCGCCACCACCCGCGCCATCGCTCTCTCGAGCGTCACGCCCACACTGTCCGCCCCCAAAGCCGCCGATCTGGCCACCGCGGCGCTGCGCGCCGTGAACCTCGGCGAGACCCTGCGCAAGCTGACGGCCAAGCCCCAGCTGGTCGTCGACGTGCTGCACGGAGCACCCCAACTGGCCTGGCGCACCGAGGTGGTGGGGCAGGACTCGCTGGGCAACCCGGTCGGCCGCACGGTGCTGACCGATGCCGGTACCGGCCGGCAGATCGACGCGTGGGACAACATCGAGACGGCGACCGGTGACGGCCAGTCCCTCTACGGCGGCAAGGTCCCGCTGGAGACGACGCTGTCGGGATCGACGTACCAGCTCAAGGATCCGACGCGCGGCAACACGTACACGGGCGACGCCGCGAACAAGACGGACCTGTGCATCCTGGGGATCTGCCTGAGCCGCGCCCCCGCGACGGTCTTCACCGACGCCGACAACCACTGGGGAACCGGGGCGACTTCGGACCGTTCGACGGCCGCGGTCGATGCCCAGTACGGCACGGACGCGACCTGGGACTACTACAAGAACGTCCACGGGCGCAGCGGTATCGCGGGCGACGGCAAGGGCTCGTACAACCGTGTGCACTACGGCACCAACTACAACAACGCCTTCTGGGACGACAGTTGCTTCTGCATGACGTACGGGGACGGTGACGGGACGACGTTCGGTCCGCTGGTGTCGCTGGACGTGGCGGGCCACGAGATGTCGCACGGCGTCACGTCGAAGACGGCGGCGCTGACGTACTCGGGTGAGCCCGGCGGCCTGAACGAGGCGACGTCCGACATCTTCGGCACGCTGGTGGAGTTCTCCGCGAACAACTCCTCGGACCCCGGCGACTGGCTGATCGGCGAGAAGATCGTGAAGTCCGGCTTCGGCCGGTCCGCTCTCCGTTACATGGACCAGCCCTCCAAGGACGGCAACTCCGCGGACTGCTGGAGCAGTTCGGTCGCCAACCTGGACGTCCACTACTCCTCGGGCGTCGCCAACCACTTCGCGTACCTCCTCGCCGAGGGCAGCGGCCCGAAGACCATCGGCGGCGTCGCCCACAACGGCACGACGTGCAACAGCTCGACGGTGACCGGCATCGGCCGCGCCAAGCTGGGAGCGATCTGGTACCGGGCCCTGACCGTCTACATGACGTCCTCGACGAACTACGCGGGGGCCCGGACGGCGACGCTGAGCGCGGCGAAGGATCTGTACGGCGCGGGCAGCACGGAGTACAACGCGGTGGCGGCGGCCTGGAGCGCTGTTTCCGTGGGCTGA
- a CDS encoding intradiol ring-cleavage dioxygenase: MTDSDITRRRALALGGVAGGAALGIGLTSCSSDSESDGSSSVTASASASASAASDTCVLNSTVTEGPYYLDGALFRKDITDGKPGVPLTVKLTVRDQTESCDPVSGAAVEIWHCDAWGYYSGYTTANPGGSAPAESEDTSGADDKTYLRGFQTTGDDGVVELTTIYPGWYTPRATHIHVKVHTGGKKADNTYEGGKVNWTGQLFFDDKYGEEVYKKSPYTEHTGTRTKLDDDMVYAGGGAKDGLMTITGTVDDGFTGALTVGIDPDKENDGSGGGGEPPSGQPSGSPPSGMPSGTPSPPPDSDASASASASS; encoded by the coding sequence ATGACCGACAGCGACATCACCAGACGGCGCGCCCTTGCACTCGGCGGCGTGGCCGGCGGAGCGGCCCTGGGTATCGGACTCACCTCGTGCTCCTCGGACTCCGAATCGGACGGGTCGAGTTCCGTGACCGCCAGTGCGTCCGCGAGCGCCTCCGCGGCCTCCGACACGTGCGTGCTCAACTCCACCGTCACGGAGGGGCCGTACTACCTGGACGGCGCGCTGTTCCGGAAGGACATCACCGACGGGAAGCCGGGCGTCCCGCTCACCGTGAAGCTGACCGTGCGGGACCAGACCGAGTCCTGCGACCCGGTGTCCGGCGCGGCCGTGGAGATCTGGCACTGCGACGCCTGGGGCTACTACTCCGGCTACACCACCGCCAACCCCGGCGGCTCCGCGCCCGCCGAGAGCGAGGACACCAGCGGCGCCGACGACAAGACGTATCTGCGGGGCTTCCAGACGACCGGCGACGACGGGGTCGTCGAGCTCACGACGATCTACCCGGGCTGGTACACCCCGCGCGCCACCCACATCCACGTCAAGGTGCACACCGGCGGCAAGAAGGCCGACAACACGTACGAGGGCGGCAAGGTCAACTGGACGGGGCAGCTCTTCTTCGACGACAAGTACGGCGAGGAGGTCTACAAGAAGTCCCCGTACACCGAGCACACCGGGACCCGGACCAAGCTCGACGACGACATGGTCTACGCCGGGGGCGGCGCCAAGGACGGGCTCATGACCATCACCGGGACCGTGGACGACGGCTTCACGGGCGCACTGACCGTCGGTATCGACCCGGACAAGGAGAACGACGGGTCGGGCGGCGGGGGAGAGCCGCCCAGCGGGCAGCCGAGCGGGTCGCCGCCGAGCGGGATGCCCAGCGGTACGCCGAGCCCACCGCCGGACAGCGACGCGAGCGCTTCGGCGAGCGCGTCGTCGTAG